The window CTCGTCTTTAGCcatgtcagcacttaacagagaaattaatagaaaaactgACAGAGGTCTGACATTGGAACAAATTCTAAAGTTGGGGTATAacattgtcatttttaaaagatgaggtatgaaagtgtcgttcaacccatagttgaggtagttttgtgtaatttaccctataaaataattttaagtgaGGCTTATGATTTTCGTCACTCCATTCTAGAATATGCGACGTATTTATCATCACCTAAGTGTTCTCAAATTTCATACCTAAAAAACTAGTCATGCGTGACGCTCTAAACAATTCGTCACATATAGAAAAAATATGTGACGATCATGCGTGATGCTCTGAACAATTGGTCACATATAGAAAAAATATGTGATGAATTTTTAGGCGCCACATAAAATTTGGTCACCTATtccatgttttcttgtagtgttTGTGTTTCTTTCTATTGGTTGAGTGGTTAATCTGTTGTTAATATAGAGAATCGCTTGAAGTAATAATACATAAGTTTCATTAAAGTTACTTCCAAAACGAATTTTTATTTGGCAATTACATTTTGCACCACTGTTGTCTAAGGCAATTAAAAGTTTGTTGTTGGCTGTACTAAATAAAAAGTTTGTTGTCCTCTTTTGATATTGTACTAAAGTAATTTCGcataaacaaatttttatttatttttttatttttaaaagccTCACAACTAGGTAACGCTAACAGTTTTCTTCTACCACGTTTTCCTCGAATTTAACCGATTTTAATTTAAATCGCCAAAttgcaaaagaaataaaagaaaactaatgaaaaagggtttgaaaactttgagttttaaagataaaaacaaaataaatggtaaagtgaatagtaccatgattgattttttagtataaaaatatgatcaaCAATatcggaagcttttcgttaaagttcccaagAAATAAAGCAAGAATCAATCTGTAAGTTTGAGTAAACTTTTCCTATCGATTTGGGTCACTCCACATATTATTCCTTTTGATTTTCAAGCTGAAATTTGAGTATTTTGGAAATTTATTTGCAGGTAGGTAAGATGCTACATCTTATTCTGTCAACAACTTCACCAGAGCTTCCTCTCCCAGACTCTAATTCTTGCTGCTGCCGCTTGCATTCTGCAACGCCAATGACgatttcttcatattttttctttcacttGCTCGGTTATTCGCGTATCCAAACACCACCCAATTGAAAGCCGAGGAACTGCTAGCCGTTAAACCTTTGGAAAAGCCAATTGCTTGGATACTTGTATCAGATGAAGAATCTTTCTCTGTAATTCACAGATTACAAAAGAAGCTGGTCGTGACTTGTGAAGCGAAATTTTAGTGAGAGGCGAGAGACAAGGAGGGCGATAGTATGGGCCTGATTGTTGGGCCAAACATGAGTTTGGGGCCAATTAACAGCCTATTAACAGTTTCAATATAACCCAAAATTAGTCATTTACACTCATGTCACGTTAATTATAGATGACGTGAATCTTAACCTAGTTTCACCTTAGATTTACATGAGATTTGTATTCAAGGCGGAATAAAAAAGTTTCAAACTGATGGGCTATAATGTTCTTTTCCTCTAGTCATTATGTGTGGGTGACTGACTAAATTTGTTTGTTCAAGTACTTGGACTGGGTTGAAGCTTACCCTAGTCCAAGTACTTGGACTGGGTGGGTGGTTCCGCCCGTACTTGTACCTTAAGTAGCTAAGTGCATCTCCTCTTAGATTATCTACAATGGACATATCAAATAGTTATTCTCAAAATTTTATACGATAGATGATGTGACCAATTAATATTAgatgtgtcaaatatttattttaataatattttggacCTCATGACTACAATAACtactaaataataattaaaaatgattttaattttcatcttATTGCTTGGTAGTGGAACccatgcattaaaaaaaaatagtagcaTTTGGCTGTTCCAGGCCTTGTGCTGCCAAAAAAGACAGTTGAAGGCGATGCAGTCAATCCAATCAGCTTAGAGCATTTGGCTGTTCCGGGCCTTGTGTTGCCAAaaaaggaggtggattgtctgccctcttaTTTCTATACTTTCCTCATACCTTCATGTGATGTGTAGTCATGGTTAagctacgttaatattttatattaattttttatataaataataaataaaaaaagtaataggaatataaaatgttgacatggcttaatcgtgaccacacaaataggagggcatggggagagtatggaaatgggagggcagacaatccacctccgcCAAAAAAACCGCCCAGCCGCCTAAAGCCACCCTAATTTTTCCAGCCGCTTTGCACGAAATTGCCTCTGTTCCAACCCCCCTAGCACCTAGATGGCCATCTAGGCCGTTTTTTACAACATTGGTAGATATACAACAATAATAAATAGCAACAAATTCTCTCCAACCAAGGCTTCAATTTCTTACATGGCACTGAGTCATTTGAATGTAAAAccttttgctgtcaaatttgatagcatatttattaaatgacattattatttaacatatcatgtggaacaaaatattgtacaaaatgtcaaattgccacataagccatcaaatatcattttgatgtttaaaatttgacatcttctttggagatgctcttataaCATTTTGCTCGGAAGAAATTTGCTTTTTTTGTCCTAGATGGCACCACACAACacatttgacataaaaatagtGGTATTCACTCACATTTGACATAAGAATAATGCTATTCATTCATCTATTTTTACTTCCCACacatccttattaattttttgttattgatcttcttcaattcattcgattcgacGGCTGAAAATTGAGAAGGGTGTGcgaaaagtaaaaatagataCCCTCTATATTATATGGTCTTACACTCCAAGTCCGATGTGAGCGTCACTTTGTTTACATTTTGTTCACCCCTTAATCATTCTAGTCAACTTATGTAACAAAAATGTGACCACTTCCACATTTAGGGTTGGCCACTAATCCCTGGAAACTTGTGACTGATGAAATTATGAATGCCCCACAAACATCCCATTCGAACCCCATACATATTAGCATTAACTTTCCGGTCAGCCGAGGACGAATCGACAGAGAACATTCACATTCCATGGACGAAGTCCCAAGATTCCAACAAGACTATGAACTTTCCTCCAAATCTTCCCAGCCACTTccttatttattattaaatttgtaCTTATTACATCCACCAATAACACCATAAAAATGGCCTGCTTACATTTTGGGAAAACAGTCATCACTTGGGGTGAGACTGATTCTCCCAATTATTTGACATATATAGCACATAGCTCTCTTCATATTTAAGTTACACGGCACGAACAATCACCTCCTCGGGGTATATTTCATCCAATGCTGGAAGCCTTCGTTTTGGTCTGCACGGCTTCCTTCTGAACAAAACCCTTTATGTCGAAAGCGTCAGTGCCCTTTTTTGTAATAACGCCCTGCTTAGAGAACAAATTGCCATCAGATTCAAACACAACAAGCTCTAATTGATTATACCACTTATAGAATGAGTGAGAATACCTTCTCGGTTATGATACCAGTTATTAAATTGGCAGGGGTAACATCGAAGGCTGGGTTCCAGACAGAGATTCCGGATGCAGCAACTTGTTCCCCAAGTCCTCCGTGTGTATTCAACAATTCCCTTGGAGATCTTTCCTCTATTATTATCTCTTCTCCAGAAGAAAGAGATAAGTCGACGGAAGTGAGTGGTGCAGCCACAAAAAATGGTATGTTATGGTGCTTTGCACTCACGGCAAGATTGTAGGTCCCAATCTTGTTTGCAGTGTCACCTGAATTAAGTAAAAAGGAAATCAATTAGACAAAAATCCGTATTAATAGAATGCTAAAGCAGATGAGTGGTAGATTTCATTTCAAATACCATTTGCAGCCACGCGATCTGCTCCAACAACTACAGCATTGACACGTCCAAATTTCATTAATGCAGCTGCAGCTGAGTCCGCTATAAGCGTAGCAGGTATGTTATCATGCACCAACTCAAATGCTGTGAGTCTGGATCCCTGCAGTCGGTGATAATCATGTATCAATAATACTCATTAATTTTGAATACTTTTACCCAAGTGAGTGGCAAAATACAACAATCAGCTCAATGACCTGCAATTACACCACATACAATATATAAATAACACCAAGGCAGGCTTCCAATCAAGTTTGGATGCAAAAGTATATCCCAAGATAGTTTCACCCGACTTCAAACAGCGTGCTAATCCTCTCAAGCCCACTTTTGCTTAACTAATACCAACACGTTACAGATGTGAATATCTGTGGAGTACATTTGATGCTTAGTAAAAAACTTGATCAACTAAAAGAGTAGACACTCACTTGGTTGAATGGACGCGTCTCTGTGCAATAGGCCCTTTCTAACACTCCTTCAGTATGAAGCGAACGGATGACACCAAGAGCAGTACCATAACCAGCTGTTGCAAGACTACACTTACCAAACATATCAGAGTCGGACACGACCAATAAGAAAATTTCAGTCTATATATGTAAAACCACCCCTCACCATGCGCAACCTACACAAATCCATAGGGGCAACCACATAATGTACATGACCAAAATCATCAAGTATGCGTTCCCGGGAAAATACCTGCCAGTGTTGCAATGGGTCAACATAGAAATGTTCTTAGAGTTTCCCAGTAGGTGCTGAATAAAACTTGCTCCATGAGATCCAATAGCCTTGTTTGAAGCGACATCGTCCTTGAGCATGATTTCAGAAGCTTCTATGTAAGCCTATAAAAATGAACAAACAAAGCAAGTACAATGGAAGACTATTACTATCAAGTAGATTCTTTGGgccaaaatcaaatcacaagaaAAGTAAAGTTTCAAAGGAAGGAGCACCTCAAAAACATTCCTTGCATCCGAAGTATTAGTGGCAACCGCGGATGCAATCTGCTTTAGTTTAGCTGCAGCATCCGAAAGATTGACAGCAGTTGGCCGGCTGAAAAACACACCACACAATCACAATGCCATCTCATCACCACAACTCAAACACTTGAAAACTACTATTAATATGCTAACCTGGAGACAAGGTACTCCAATTTCATGACAATGAAAGAAAACGCTTCGTCAGGCGTTCCACTGAAATCCTCCAAGTTAAAAATTTCCACGGCCAATGAGAGAGCCGCGGCAATGGCAATGGCGGGTGCACCGCGCACCACCATGTCTTTGATTGCGtgcctgaaaaaaaaaaaaaacaatgaccCAATTGGTAAAATGGGAAAAGTAGAGAGTTCACAGCACTTGGAAAgagcaaagcttcaatcttTTACCATCCATCCGTGGAGTCCCGGATATCCAAATATGTACTTTGCAATGGGAGCTTCGTCTGTCCAAAACCCACAAACCTAATAGTTAATTCTACCATTTTTTTTACTGAGATAGCTAAATTCGATAAAAATGTAATTCAAATAAATTCAATTGaattgttagagagagagagacctgatCGAGTAGCTGAAGGGAGCCGCGCTTGTAGCAGATGGCCTGGAGGGAGTTGGGCGCTTGGGTTCCGTCGGTGAACTCCGAATGAGGGGCCATTTCGAGCTGAGCCTAGTACGACGAAGTTTCGAATGGCGTTGGAGAGAAAGAGGCGACGTTAAGGTTACCAGACGGTGCTGCTTCTGCTTCCAGTCAGcttctctctctattttcttcGTCTTCTGTGCTGCTGCTTGAGAGTGACGCGAGCAGTGGAGGCGTGGAAGGAACCGTTCGATGATGGGCCATGTTTGTGGAAAGTACACATCTGCAAGACCGGAAGAGGCCCAGTACCACAAGATGTAGGGCCCATTTGGCATGTGATTTTTAAAGGTGATTTCAGTTTTACAAAACTATGGCCCGTTTGGCATGTGATTGTAAAGATTGTCTGGATGCGTTTTTAAAAAGACTAATAATACTTACCATCCATCTATGATTTcgttgtcacttagtattacagtttagtgatatttctttttatttgtaagtgagaagtcttataTTCGATCCTCACCAAATACTAATTTGAAATGGCTAAAAGTATTTTGGGGAAAATGTTGagaatccttagtaaaaatacgATTAAATCctgcaaaagcacttgaagtgcttcctatAGAAGAACATAACTAGTGTTTCTTACAAGAAGCACCTTAAGTGATTTTGAAAcgcaaaaatattttcttcaaatgcactttcagtcattttaaaagtaaattCAAACGAGTCATAATGATTCATTTTAGAAAGTAATTTTAAACGATTGAAACGTTTATAAAAACAATGTTTTTTTTGCTTCAAAAGCAATCGAAGTGTTTTCTGTAATATACTTTTGCAAAAAGCATTACAAGTGCTTTTCCaagattaattttcatttttactaagaattgattttaaaaatatattatctaAATACGCATTCAAtcatttaaaagcatttttcaaATAATGCCTAAGTAATATttattagggtaaattacactttaccacctcaaGTTTGAGGTTTATTACAACCTCAtataacatcttcaaaacatttcactttcatacctcacgtattattttatttcaatataatacatccgttacatttttaattcattgatccgttaagagttgacgtggctgccacatttatgcaacgtggctgccaaatttatgccacgtgacaaaaaaaataaatttttagacatttaaaatattaatcctattaaaataaataaataaataaaaccaaactGAAACCTCCACCCCCCCTCCGTAACATTTTTAattcattgatccgttaagagttgacgtggctgccacatttatgcaacgtggctgccaaatttatgccacgtggcaaaaaaaataaaattttagacatttaaaatattaaaatattaatcctattaaaataaataaataaataaaacctaacTGAAAcctcccaccccccccccccccccccccccccaaaaaaacccAACCTCCATtatcttcacctcccctccccaTGCAAAAGCCCTCCCCACCTCTGCCATCTTACTTGCCGACTCTGCTGCCCTCACTTCCcgccatcttcttcctctgttcCAATCTCTGTAAACCCTAATTTCAATTCTCCAATTTCCCCCTATTTCTCCACTCATTTCCTAATTCGTTTCCCAAATGCAGGCCTCTCGTTCTCCAAATCTACGACATTTGAAAGAGGGCCAAGCTCAAAGCCGCTGTGTCCAAGCTCGAGTGGCCGTGGGAGGTTGTCGAGAAAATTGCGTGGGTTTGTTATACATAGAAGCTTTCCTAGGTCCTTTTATTTGGAATGGGTTAAGATCAGCAACAAGGTTCTTTGAGTCCTCAGAGTTGTTTTGAGTATatggaggggaggtgaagagagtcgTGGAGAGAGAGGTGGGGGTCCGGAGGAGATGGGTTtctacgttttttttttaattttttttatttattttaaatatggtcaatattataatatttttaatgtatataaaaaaaaaaaattgccacgtggcacaaatgtgaCAGCTACATCAGtttttaacagatcaatggatgaaaaatgtaattgATGTATGATgtaaaagtgaaatgttttaaagatgtatgAGGTTGTAATACACCCTAAATCTGAAGTGGTAAAGAGTAATTTATCATATTTATTAGAAGCACTTATAGGTAGAggagtttaaagtgtttttatttttcacataaaCAAAGTCAGATGAGTCCGTGCTCTTCTTGAACATAGACCACAGCTCAGGGTTCATGGCAAATTTAGTTTGGAACTCGATGTCCCAGTTCAAACACATGACTCGTATGCTCCCAAATTAGGATGGTTCAAAGTTCATTTATTGGTATTGAGCTTGGACGTCGTCATAAGACATTGGCATCGAACCCAATATCCCAGATCTAAAATGCAGCCAGATACTTAAAAGCGCATATTAATAGTTTGGATACGTGACTGACGTTATTTTTGGACGTAAGAGTCGGGGTTATAAAGTTAATGACTATTTGTGATGGCAAGCATTAGGTACAGTCACTGTTATAAAAATCGACCTAAGTGCTAGGTGTTGGAGGACCCATGGAATTAAGGCCAAAACATAGAGAAAAATCGGGTAGGGGCTAAGTGATGTCTAGGTGGTGTCTAGGCAATTCAGGAATTAGAGTTCAATTCTTTTTAACTAAGTTAAAGGTTATTTTTGTAACATGGTCCAAAAAGAACTCATATTATTCTCTCATGGTTTCGTGTTTCTCTTCTCCCTATCTCTCCACACATACGCACTATCTCTCTTGCATCTGCTCACGCCTTCTCTCGTAGTTGCCGTCGCTTAGTTTGTGATGATGCAAATGTTATGATGGTTTAAGTTTTACTTATCTCAAAATTTCAATACAAGTATATTTTATTAGAGCGTAaacaatcacatttttatatgtCATATAATAAATTCATACTTGACGAACAATCTGTTTTTCTATAATAGAATACCAACAACATGATTTATAACTTTACATAGGTTCAaactaaactaatttttttgaaaatattgGAGTTCTAACTACTTTCTTCTTTGAAAACAAGACAATTTTATTACAACTATTTTcttaaaaatgaacaaaaatgtaaatcaaaatataaattgtaaaaattGCTTCTCACAAACGATATCATTAGTGGATTAAATTATTAGTTGTTAAGTGAATGAGTCCGTGAAGATCTGAACCACATTAAAGTGTTTATTTTTAAGATTTTAACCATTGCAGTGAAATACGTCATTCTTAACacattaaacatgaaaactattTAATCGTGACATGTacttatcattttcttttgtagtCAAACATCAATTTAATGATGATTAAACAATATTTGACTGATTAATCATTTTTATAAAAGGATTAACAAATTGTGTTGTTTAATAGAATATTACAATATATTCATGTACTTTTTTCTACTCTTTATACATAATTTTTACTTTCAatcatcaaatcaaataaataaaatgatagaTATGGATAAAACAATATGTGAATGgaaacaatttttaaaaattaacacatttattttaccttcacacattttttgtttgtatatCATTAGCCAAAAAAGACCGTGATCAGTTGTGATCGCAGTCATTTAATCTAGAGGTCTTTTGATATGGGttcaaaataactaaaaatttgacctatttcaaattttttcttttaatgtagttttttttttattattaaaaaagaaCATATAAAAATTCAAGAATTTTCCATGATACCGACAGGCGTCAGCATGTTTGAAATTGCTTTCCACACACTGCCAGTTTGTAACGTCAAAAtttatcatttgtttaaaaagaaTCGAATTTAATTTTCCAATCCCTCTCGCTGTCTACTTTCAGACAAATTTCTCACACGTCCCTTCATTTTCGCCATAAATTTTCATCAAGTTTCCCAATTTGTTCACAGATTATACATCCTCAACCATTTCCGCATTCGGTAATCCAATTCTGGGAAGAATTGGTGGCATTTTTGGGCTGTTTTCGTCTCAGGTAATCCAAACCCTCTACTCGGATTCATCTAAAATTACAatctttaatttatatttttcgcAATTTAGCTACTTGCATACAGGAAACGAAACCCTTTTCAGATCCGAGATTTTTCGTTTTTGGATTCGTTTTTCTGTTTTGGGTTTGTGTGTGGTACCGAGAAAATGGAAATGTTGGGTTTCGATGGATTGATGGGAAATGAGAGAATGCTATTGTTTGAGCTACGAAATCGAAATTTTGTAGAAGTTAGAACAAACCCATGATTGCTTTAGCCTTCATGTGTTAGGATTTTGTTTCAGCAATCAGTTTGTTTGAGGTGGGGGAACTTGTTAGATTACTGTTTATCAATTTAAACCATTCATTCATGATGCTTCTTAGGCTCTTTCATCGATTTGATGCGTGTGAATGCGTGTTCTGTGCGGGAATAGAGCGAATCCAAGTCGAAAGACgggagatttttttttgttatcttgTGATTTGTATTATGCAGGTACATTTTGATGGCTAGGAACTGTAAAAGTTGTATGAGCTTTAAGTTCTAACGTACTTGTTTGGTCTTGTGTTGTGTATATAGAATGAAAGGAAGCTTTTATGGACTGAAGGGTAAACAGCTCTCTCTTTTTACCATTGTTCTAATGTGCACCACCATTCTTATATGGGGATGGGAGAAAACCCTGATTCTTACTAACTTGGTACCGCCCCAAACCCGTTTGCAGTTGGGTTCAGGTTTGTCTCTAGTTGtgtatttattttcctttaGGCAAACGTTGTTGGTTTTCTTTCAATACCTTATTCGTATTTTCCCTTTGGTGTTTGTTGCAGAGATAAGGGATGATTATGTAGATAAATCTGTGCTATCAGAACAAGAAATAGATGTGGGCAATGGGGTAGCAACATTTGCCCAAAATGATACTGTAAAAGAAGAATTACGACTCGGAGCTCCACCAGGTTCTGAACAAGGGTCTGACGAAAGTGAAGAGATTAGTAATGATATAGCATCAAACCAGGTTGAGAAGAGTGGTAagatattgttttctttttacatCCATCCCCGAAATTCTATCTCTCTTTTTAACAGTACAATCTCGATGTCATTTATATACATTAAACATCATCAAATAGTATGGACTTGAATTGTATGTTATTATGGTGCAGGGGTTTTAACAAGTGGgtcaaaagaaagagaagaacaTAAAGAAGTTCAGGAAGCGGAAATAGATGGCAAGGCAGTTGATGCAAGACAGAAAGAAAAAGCGGAGGAAAATAATTCAGATGTACAAAAGCAAAATGTGAAGCTAGGGACATCATTAGGTAATAATATCTATTAAGTTATATGATagattatgttttaatttttgtttttaaatgtcTTGTATTTCTTTCTAAATCCTTGGAAAGCTTGATCACAAGAATCTACCTAGACCAATTTGTTATTATTAGCTTTCGTGATTATATTACTGATTGTTATTTATCTGATAATAGCTCCAGTCTGCGATTATGCGAAAGGAAAATGGGTTGTGGACCATAAGAAGCCGCTGTATTCTGGGCATGGCTGTAAGCAATGGCTGTCAAGTATGTGGTCTTGCCGGATGACACAGCGCACAGATTTTTCCTATGAGAAGGTTTCATGGCAGCCAAAAGATTGTCAAATGGAAGAATTTGAAGGCTCTAAGTTCTTGAAAAGGtattaaaatgttaaaattaaACAGTTTTAGTCATGTGCAAGGTTCCATTTGATTACTATCTTGAATCTGGTGTGATGTGACCTTAGCCTCCTAGTATGCATAAGTCTGATCTATAATGATTGTTTCTCCTATATATTAAATCCATTCTGGGCTCAAGTTAATGAATTTCTCAAGTTGTGTTGTTTTGGTTAGTAGATCTCTTATTTCGTGCACGTAAGTATCAATCGAGGATTCTGTGCTTCATAGACCATTAGTCTTTCTTCACTTGATCTTGCTAAGGCTTGCAGCAGTTTCCAAATAATGGACAACCCATAAGCTACCTTGCATTTTAAT of the Pyrus communis chromosome 1, drPyrComm1.1, whole genome shotgun sequence genome contains:
- the LOC137731926 gene encoding methylthioribose-1-phosphate isomerase-like yields the protein MAPHSEFTDGTQAPNSLQAICYKRGSLQLLDQTKLPLQSTYLDIRDSTDGWHAIKDMVVRGAPAIAIAAALSLAVEIFNLEDFSGTPDEAFSFIVMKLEYLVSSRPTAVNLSDAAAKLKQIASAVATNTSDARNVFEAYIEASEIMLKDDVASNKAIGSHGASFIQHLLGNSKNISMLTHCNTGSLATAGYGTALGVIRSLHTEGVLERAYCTETRPFNQGSRLTAFELVHDNIPATLIADSAAAALMKFGRVNAVVVGADRVAANGDTANKIGTYNLAVSAKHHNIPFFVAAPLTSVDLSLSSGEEIIIEERSPRELLNTHGGLGEQVAASGISVWNPAFDVTPANLITGIITEKGVITKKGTDAFDIKGFVQKEAVQTKTKASSIG